One stretch of Falco naumanni isolate bFalNau1 chromosome 7, bFalNau1.pat, whole genome shotgun sequence DNA includes these proteins:
- the KLHDC1 gene encoding kelch domain-containing protein 1 isoform X1, protein MAADSAEQFCVAEERSGHCAVVDGNFLYVWGGYVSIEENEVYLPNDELWIYEMDSGLWTMHLMEGELPTSMSGSCGASINGKLYIFGGFDDKGYSNRLYYVNLRTKNGTYRWKKITNFKGQPPTPRDKLSCWVYKDSLIYFGGYGCRKHNELSDCFDVHDAFWEGQIFWGWHNDVHVFDTTTQTWSQPAIRGGDPPQPRAAHACAVLGNKGYIFGGRVLQTRMNDLHCLDLDTWTWSGRININGEKPKDRSWHTLTTIGDDRLFLFGGLSSDNVPLSDGWIHSITTNGWKQLTHLPKSMPRLWHTACLGREGEVMVFGGSKDDLHFMDTGHCSDLLIFQTQPYSLLRLCLDCIGKNAALLKYQIPCLPSELSQQALKKITFWAAVKHRQEKKAEIERQSQLNTI, encoded by the exons tcaattgaagaaaatgaagtttatCTGCCTAATGATGAGCTCTGGATCTATGAAATGGATAGTGGGTTATG GACAATGCACCTAATGGAAGGAGAGTTACCTACCTCCATGTCAGGAAGCTGTGGGGCAAGCATTAATGGGAAGCTGTACATTTTTGGTGGATTTGATGATAAAGGATACAGTAATCGG ctgtaTTATGTTAATTTGCGAACAAAAAATGGAACCTataggtggaaaaaaattacaaattttaaagGTCAACCTCCTACACCACGTGACAAGCTTTCCTGCTGGGTGTATAAGGACAG CCTAATATATTTTGGTGGCTATGGCTGTAGGAAGCATAATGAACTGAGTGATTGTTTTGATGTCCATGATGCGTTTTGG gAAGGACAGATATTCTGGGGATGGCATAATGATGTTCATGTTTTTGATACAACCACACAAACTTGGTCTCAACCAGCAATTAGA GGTGGAGATCCACCTCAGCCTCGAGCAGCTCATgcatgtgctgtgctgggaaatAAAGGTTACATCTTTGGAGGAAGAGTGCTG caAACTAGAATGAATGATTTGCACTGCCTGGATTTAGACACTTGGACTTGGTCTGGAAG AATTAATATCAATGGAGAGAAACCAAAAGACCGATCCTGGCACACGTTGACTACAATAGGAGATgacagactttttctttttggtggaCTAAGTTCTGATAATGTTCCTTTAA GTGATGGCTGGATTCACAGCATTACAACAAATGGATGGAAACAACTTACCCATTTGCCGAAGAGTATGCCTAG atTGTGGCATACAGCCTGCCttggaagagaaggagaagtGATGGTGTTTGGTGGAAGCAAAGATGACTTGCATTTCATGGACACA GGTCACTGCAGTGACTTGTTGATATTTCAGACTCAACCTTATTCGCTGCTCAG gttGTGTCTTGACTGCATTGGTAAGAACGCAGCTCTCTTAAAGTATCAAATACCGTGCTTGCCATCGGAATTATCACAGCAAGcgctgaaaaaaataaccttctgGGCAGCAGTTAAGCACCGGCaagagaaaaaagctgaaattgaAAGACAAAGCCAACTAAACACCATATGA
- the KLHDC1 gene encoding kelch domain-containing protein 1 isoform X2, producing the protein MDSGLWTMHLMEGELPTSMSGSCGASINGKLYIFGGFDDKGYSNRLYYVNLRTKNGTYRWKKITNFKGQPPTPRDKLSCWVYKDSLIYFGGYGCRKHNELSDCFDVHDAFWEGQIFWGWHNDVHVFDTTTQTWSQPAIRGGDPPQPRAAHACAVLGNKGYIFGGRVLQTRMNDLHCLDLDTWTWSGRININGEKPKDRSWHTLTTIGDDRLFLFGGLSSDNVPLSDGWIHSITTNGWKQLTHLPKSMPRLWHTACLGREGEVMVFGGSKDDLHFMDTGHCSDLLIFQTQPYSLLRLCLDCIGKNAALLKYQIPCLPSELSQQALKKITFWAAVKHRQEKKAEIERQSQLNTI; encoded by the exons ATGGATAGTGGGTTATG GACAATGCACCTAATGGAAGGAGAGTTACCTACCTCCATGTCAGGAAGCTGTGGGGCAAGCATTAATGGGAAGCTGTACATTTTTGGTGGATTTGATGATAAAGGATACAGTAATCGG ctgtaTTATGTTAATTTGCGAACAAAAAATGGAACCTataggtggaaaaaaattacaaattttaaagGTCAACCTCCTACACCACGTGACAAGCTTTCCTGCTGGGTGTATAAGGACAG CCTAATATATTTTGGTGGCTATGGCTGTAGGAAGCATAATGAACTGAGTGATTGTTTTGATGTCCATGATGCGTTTTGG gAAGGACAGATATTCTGGGGATGGCATAATGATGTTCATGTTTTTGATACAACCACACAAACTTGGTCTCAACCAGCAATTAGA GGTGGAGATCCACCTCAGCCTCGAGCAGCTCATgcatgtgctgtgctgggaaatAAAGGTTACATCTTTGGAGGAAGAGTGCTG caAACTAGAATGAATGATTTGCACTGCCTGGATTTAGACACTTGGACTTGGTCTGGAAG AATTAATATCAATGGAGAGAAACCAAAAGACCGATCCTGGCACACGTTGACTACAATAGGAGATgacagactttttctttttggtggaCTAAGTTCTGATAATGTTCCTTTAA GTGATGGCTGGATTCACAGCATTACAACAAATGGATGGAAACAACTTACCCATTTGCCGAAGAGTATGCCTAG atTGTGGCATACAGCCTGCCttggaagagaaggagaagtGATGGTGTTTGGTGGAAGCAAAGATGACTTGCATTTCATGGACACA GGTCACTGCAGTGACTTGTTGATATTTCAGACTCAACCTTATTCGCTGCTCAG gttGTGTCTTGACTGCATTGGTAAGAACGCAGCTCTCTTAAAGTATCAAATACCGTGCTTGCCATCGGAATTATCACAGCAAGcgctgaaaaaaataaccttctgGGCAGCAGTTAAGCACCGGCaagagaaaaaagctgaaattgaAAGACAAAGCCAACTAAACACCATATGA